In Longimicrobium sp., a single genomic region encodes these proteins:
- the meaB gene encoding methylmalonyl Co-A mutase-associated GTPase MeaB, protein MTSSTETSREQDLLGRFRAGQRTALARAISMVENGRPGFEALLSELHGEMLRAHRIGITGPPGAGKSTLTSRLAMEYRKAEEKVGIVAVDPSSPFTGGALLGDRIRMTNISTDPGVFIRSMATRGALGGLATTTKEVADLLDAYGFERVVMETVGVGQSELEIAGTADTCVVVLVPESGDSIQAMKAGLMEIADVFVVNKSDRPGADKLANELELMLHMRLGDMPQSAGHHGVSLKTVGRHARESARQAAAESGAWAIPVIKTVGQSGEGVEELARTLDRHRVYLQDSGEMSRRRRARLEERVRAVVERRLQRLAWKSGRGEEILAQALPELEGGGQSPYEVAERIVAELGITQR, encoded by the coding sequence ATGACTTCGAGCACGGAAACGTCGCGGGAGCAGGATCTGCTCGGCCGCTTCCGCGCGGGCCAGCGCACGGCGCTGGCCCGCGCCATCAGCATGGTGGAAAACGGGCGCCCCGGCTTCGAGGCGCTGCTCTCCGAACTGCACGGCGAGATGCTGCGCGCCCACCGCATCGGCATCACCGGGCCGCCGGGCGCGGGGAAATCGACCCTCACCTCCAGGCTGGCGATGGAGTATCGCAAGGCGGAGGAGAAGGTCGGCATCGTCGCCGTCGATCCGTCGTCGCCCTTCACCGGGGGCGCGCTGCTGGGCGACCGCATCCGCATGACCAACATCTCCACCGACCCCGGTGTCTTCATCCGCTCGATGGCCACGCGGGGCGCGCTGGGCGGATTGGCGACCACGACGAAAGAGGTCGCCGACCTGCTGGACGCGTACGGCTTCGAGCGGGTGGTGATGGAGACGGTGGGCGTGGGCCAGAGCGAGCTGGAGATCGCGGGGACGGCCGACACCTGCGTGGTCGTCCTCGTCCCCGAATCGGGCGATTCGATCCAGGCCATGAAGGCGGGGTTGATGGAGATCGCCGACGTGTTCGTGGTGAACAAGAGCGACCGCCCCGGCGCCGACAAGCTGGCCAACGAGCTGGAGCTGATGCTGCACATGCGTCTGGGCGACATGCCGCAGTCCGCCGGCCACCACGGCGTGAGCCTGAAGACGGTGGGCCGCCACGCCCGCGAGAGCGCGCGGCAGGCGGCGGCCGAATCGGGTGCGTGGGCCATCCCCGTCATCAAGACCGTGGGGCAGAGCGGCGAGGGCGTCGAGGAGCTGGCGCGAACGCTGGACCGCCACCGGGTGTACTTGCAGGACTCGGGCGAGATGTCGCGCCGGCGGCGCGCGCGGCTGGAGGAGCGGGTGCGCGCCGTGGTGGAGCGGCGGTTGCAGCGGCTGGCCTGGAAGTCGGGGCGGGGCGAGGAGATCCTGGCCCAGGCGCTCCCGGAGCTGGAGGGCGGCGGGCAGTCGCCGTACGAGGTGGCGGAGCGGATCGTGGCGGAGCTGGGGATCACACAACGATAG
- a CDS encoding lysozyme inhibitor LprI family protein, protein MRKLAVGTVAALALMLGLASRPAAAQEFHENVRHPCQDFWFLTRPEIYACLQRDYAAADAELNRVYQEKMASLDADRRQRLLESQRAWLRRYDEVLTSYYSRPWAAHSMVKVIPSQIRAVRDRTAFVRRFRG, encoded by the coding sequence ATGCGGAAGCTGGCAGTCGGAACGGTCGCGGCGCTCGCGCTGATGCTGGGGCTCGCATCGCGGCCGGCGGCGGCGCAGGAGTTCCACGAGAACGTGCGGCACCCGTGCCAGGACTTCTGGTTCCTGACGCGGCCGGAGATCTACGCCTGCCTGCAGCGCGACTACGCCGCCGCCGACGCCGAGCTGAACCGCGTGTACCAGGAGAAGATGGCCTCGCTCGACGCCGACCGGCGCCAGCGCCTGCTGGAGTCGCAGCGCGCGTGGCTGCGGCGCTACGACGAGGTGCTCACCTCGTACTATTCGCGCCCGTGGGCCGCCCACTCGATGGTGAAGGTGATCCCCAGCCAGATCCGCGCGGTGAGGGACAGGACGGCGTTCGTGCGGAGGTTCAGGGGATAG
- a CDS encoding type II toxin-antitoxin system Phd/YefM family antitoxin, producing MTIAMSVAEAKATLSERIRDVEKGEQIVITRHGKSVAALVSPEDLEHLKRLRAAGPQGGLASLAGGWEGSDELVGAIEASPRGGRRATPNLD from the coding sequence ATGACCATAGCGATGTCGGTCGCGGAGGCGAAGGCCACGCTTTCAGAGCGGATCCGCGACGTCGAGAAGGGCGAGCAGATCGTCATCACCCGCCACGGAAAGAGCGTCGCGGCCCTGGTCAGTCCCGAGGATCTGGAGCATCTGAAGCGACTGCGAGCGGCGGGCCCTCAGGGTGGACTGGCAAGCCTTGCGGGCGGCTGGGAGGGCTCGGACGAATTGGTGGGCGCCATCGAGGCTTCTCCGCGAGGCGGGCGCCGCGCCACACCGAATCTGGACTGA
- a CDS encoding Uma2 family endonuclease gives MAQAVTEAGLVTADELLRMPGDGVRRELIRGEIREMPPAGEEHSEIQGEFLRQLGNYVREHRLGKTYGELGCRLASDPDTVLAPDAAFIRAERLSRGRPNRGYRSGPPDLALEILSPSDSADALEEKVWEWLAAGCRMVVVVNPRRRTATVYRSFSEVTLLTENDEVDGGDVVPGWRMPVRELFL, from the coding sequence ATGGCGCAAGCCGTCACAGAAGCCGGTCTCGTCACCGCCGACGAGCTGCTGCGCATGCCCGGCGATGGCGTGCGCCGCGAGCTGATCCGAGGAGAGATCCGCGAGATGCCGCCTGCCGGGGAGGAGCATTCGGAGATCCAGGGAGAGTTCCTTCGCCAGCTGGGGAACTACGTCCGCGAGCATCGCCTGGGAAAGACCTATGGCGAGCTCGGGTGCCGGCTCGCCTCTGACCCGGACACGGTGCTGGCACCCGACGCGGCATTCATCCGGGCCGAACGGCTGAGCCGGGGGAGGCCCAATCGGGGGTATCGCAGCGGTCCTCCCGATCTTGCGCTGGAGATCCTCTCGCCCAGCGATTCCGCGGATGCGCTCGAGGAGAAAGTCTGGGAGTGGCTGGCCGCCGGGTGCCGCATGGTGGTGGTCGTGAACCCGCGCCGGCGCACGGCGACGGTCTACCGGTCCTTCAGCGAGGTCACGCTCCTGACGGAGAACGACGAGGTTGATGGCGGCGACGTCGTGCCCGGCTGGAGGATGCCCGTACGAGAGCTGTTCCTGTAA
- a CDS encoding protein kinase domain-containing protein, with product MRHPGFEGLLTGHTLLDRYHVEEVIGRGGFAAVYRATDQRLGRTVAVKVITHSGGGEVRDEIQRRFQREARAIASLHHPNVVTVFDFGTDPTLGLDFLVMELLQGEVLSERLRRPEPIPVAQALRILLDAAAGVDAGHRAGLVHRDIKPGNIFLARNEPRGGFRVYVLDFGIARFTEPDATQLTHSGRAFLSPAYASPEQLRGDRKVTPAADVFSLGVIGYQLLAREKPFARDRMGGQEDGAAAEPLRARNPQVPPAVAAVIHRAMAEDPADRYPDAGAFARALMDAQSAPVPAPDAAPRTEAAAAPIVVAAPEPPPVVEPEPVRAEAAPSPEPPPVARVEPVAAPPADIPARESSPPVVAIPARQPSPRAEEVRRDRPAHPAGGIAVRTGGSRRVSPALIAIPLLLVLGLIAWAVLGRGGRGDGDRVAERTSPPAATSSATDPAAAPEKAGTGAGAGAAAGPASQSGSPSSSPSPSPTAGSPAAVNPSGPAVPVAPRPVQPRPAPAPAGAARPAVPLPPPSAPPARTAAREPASAVAINREGEALFERGDMAGAVARFRQAVASAPGNAYYRNNLGWALFQAGRVDEAARELAETVRLDPRRDIAYANIGEVERVRGNTAAAIAAYERFLQLNTDPRRAEIARGKLRALRGG from the coding sequence ATGCGCCATCCCGGCTTCGAAGGGCTGCTGACCGGCCACACGCTGCTCGACCGCTACCACGTGGAGGAGGTGATCGGGCGCGGCGGGTTCGCGGCCGTGTACCGCGCCACCGACCAGCGGCTGGGCCGCACCGTGGCCGTGAAGGTCATCACCCACTCCGGCGGCGGCGAGGTGCGCGACGAGATCCAGCGCCGCTTCCAGCGCGAGGCGCGCGCCATCGCCAGCCTGCACCACCCCAACGTGGTTACGGTGTTCGACTTCGGCACCGATCCCACGCTGGGGCTGGACTTCCTGGTGATGGAGCTGCTGCAGGGCGAGGTGCTGTCAGAGCGCCTGCGCCGCCCGGAGCCGATTCCCGTGGCGCAGGCGCTGCGCATCCTGCTGGACGCGGCGGCGGGGGTCGACGCGGGGCACCGCGCGGGGCTGGTGCACCGCGACATCAAGCCGGGGAACATCTTCCTGGCCCGCAACGAGCCGCGCGGCGGCTTCCGCGTGTACGTGCTGGACTTCGGCATCGCCCGCTTCACCGAGCCCGACGCCACCCAGCTCACCCACTCCGGCCGCGCCTTCCTTTCCCCCGCGTACGCGTCGCCCGAGCAGCTGCGCGGCGACCGGAAGGTGACGCCCGCGGCCGACGTGTTCAGCCTGGGCGTCATCGGCTACCAGCTGCTGGCGCGCGAGAAGCCGTTCGCGCGCGACCGCATGGGCGGGCAGGAAGATGGCGCCGCCGCCGAGCCGCTGCGCGCGCGCAACCCGCAGGTGCCGCCCGCGGTGGCCGCGGTGATCCACCGGGCGATGGCGGAGGACCCGGCGGACCGCTATCCCGACGCCGGCGCCTTCGCCCGCGCGCTGATGGACGCGCAGTCCGCGCCCGTCCCCGCGCCCGACGCGGCGCCGCGCACGGAAGCCGCGGCGGCGCCGATCGTCGTCGCCGCGCCCGAGCCGCCGCCGGTGGTGGAGCCCGAGCCGGTCCGCGCGGAAGCGGCGCCGTCACCCGAGCCGCCGCCGGTCGCGCGTGTGGAGCCCGTCGCCGCGCCGCCGGCCGACATCCCCGCACGAGAGTCGTCGCCCCCGGTCGTCGCCATCCCCGCGCGCCAGCCGTCGCCGCGCGCGGAGGAAGTGCGGCGCGACCGGCCGGCGCACCCGGCAGGCGGCATCGCCGTGCGCACGGGAGGCTCGCGGCGCGTGAGCCCGGCGCTGATCGCCATCCCCCTGCTGCTTGTGCTGGGGCTGATCGCGTGGGCCGTGCTAGGGCGGGGCGGGCGAGGGGATGGGGATCGAGTCGCGGAGCGGACATCACCGCCCGCCGCGACGTCATCGGCGACCGATCCGGCGGCGGCACCGGAGAAGGCGGGGACGGGCGCGGGGGCGGGAGCCGCGGCGGGACCTGCATCGCAATCCGGATCCCCATCTTCATCTCCGTCTCCATCGCCAACTGCCGGCTCTCCGGCGGCGGTGAACCCGTCGGGACCGGCGGTGCCCGTCGCGCCGCGGCCGGTCCAGCCGCGGCCCGCGCCCGCGCCGGCCGGTGCCGCGCGTCCGGCGGTGCCGCTTCCGCCGCCGAGCGCGCCGCCGGCCCGGACCGCCGCGCGTGAGCCGGCCTCGGCGGTCGCCATCAACCGCGAGGGCGAGGCGCTGTTCGAGCGGGGGGACATGGCCGGCGCGGTCGCGCGCTTCCGGCAGGCGGTGGCGAGCGCGCCGGGGAATGCGTACTACCGCAACAATCTGGGATGGGCGCTGTTCCAGGCGGGGCGGGTGGACGAGGCGGCGCGCGAGCTGGCCGAGACGGTGCGGCTGGACCCGCGCCGCGACATCGCGTACGCCAACATCGGCGAGGTGGAGCGCGTTCGCGGCAACACCGCCGCCGCCATCGCCGCCTACGAGCGCTTCCTGCAGCTGAACACCGATCCGCGCCGCGCGGAGATCGCGCGGGGGAAGCTTCGGGCGCTGCGAGGGGGATGA
- a CDS encoding type II toxin-antitoxin system VapC family toxin has product MAYLFDTDAVSEVLRPRPAPAYLTWLGAVPREEQFLSAVSVGELFKGAFCSPARDRHLANIEQRILPSITVLPYDVATARVFGEIQAALEQSGARLEDADLQIAATAIHHNLELVTGNLRHFQRVPRLRINPVLGQSR; this is encoded by the coding sequence GTGGCGTATCTCTTCGATACCGATGCCGTTTCCGAGGTGCTCAGGCCGCGTCCGGCACCAGCGTACCTCACGTGGCTCGGCGCCGTTCCGCGCGAAGAGCAGTTCTTGAGCGCGGTCAGCGTGGGAGAGCTGTTCAAAGGCGCGTTTTGCTCTCCGGCGCGCGACCGCCACCTCGCCAACATCGAGCAACGAATCCTGCCCAGCATCACCGTTCTCCCGTACGATGTCGCGACCGCCCGCGTCTTCGGTGAGATACAGGCAGCGCTAGAGCAGAGCGGTGCGCGGCTGGAGGATGCCGACCTGCAGATCGCCGCGACGGCGATCCACCACAATCTGGAACTGGTCACCGGGAATTTGCGGCACTTCCAGCGAGTCCCTCGTCTTCGAATCAACCCGGTCCTGGGGCAGAGCCGGTAA
- a CDS encoding methylmalonyl-CoA mutase family protein: MSVVESGAAPAELLERIRQKERELETLKSSLAAWEGAAERTPARDANFTSISGVAVEPLYTPLDRPQPAPEEAAYYNAAIGFPGEFPFTRGPYGTMYRTRLWTMRQFAGFGTSEETNARYHFLLERGQTGLSVAFDFPTLMGYDSDHPRSLGEVGKCGVAISSLDDMETLFSGIPLDQVSVSMTINGPAIILFAFYVVAAEKQGVTPDRLRGTVQNDILKEYQAQHAWVYPPEPALRLIIDMFQWCSRNAPKYNPISISGYHIREAGATAVQELAYTLRNGFEYVERGIERGLDVDDFAPRLSFFWDVHNDFFEEIAKFRAARRIWARHLRDRYGSTNPESWRLRTHAQTAGVTLTAQQPENNIVRVAYQALAAVLGGTQSLHTNSMDETLALPTEKAVQIALRTQQVLAYETGVPNTIDPLAGSYYVEALTDRMEAEAERIFADVDRLGGVVPGIEMGYFQREIARSAMRQQLEIEGGERTIVGVNEFTVEGEELSIPLLKVTQESEDRQRERMAAMRARRDQGQVDATLARLKDACRAGENVVEPLLDAVRAYATLYEIRAAMEEVFGAYQEPVFF, from the coding sequence ATGAGCGTGGTCGAGAGCGGCGCGGCGCCGGCGGAGCTGCTGGAGCGCATTCGCCAGAAGGAGCGGGAGCTGGAGACGCTGAAGTCGTCGCTGGCCGCCTGGGAGGGCGCCGCCGAGCGCACCCCGGCGCGCGACGCCAACTTCACCTCCATCTCCGGCGTGGCCGTGGAGCCGCTGTACACGCCGCTCGACCGGCCGCAGCCCGCGCCCGAAGAGGCCGCGTACTACAACGCGGCCATCGGCTTCCCCGGCGAGTTCCCGTTCACCCGCGGGCCGTACGGCACCATGTACCGCACGCGGCTGTGGACCATGCGCCAGTTCGCCGGCTTCGGGACGAGCGAGGAGACGAACGCGCGCTACCACTTCCTGCTGGAGCGCGGGCAGACCGGGCTTTCGGTGGCGTTCGACTTCCCCACGCTGATGGGGTACGACAGCGACCATCCCCGCTCGCTGGGCGAGGTGGGGAAGTGCGGCGTGGCCATCTCGTCGCTCGACGACATGGAAACGCTGTTCAGCGGCATCCCGCTGGACCAGGTCAGCGTGTCGATGACCATCAACGGTCCGGCCATCATCCTCTTCGCCTTCTACGTGGTGGCCGCCGAGAAGCAGGGCGTCACGCCCGACCGGCTGCGCGGCACGGTGCAGAACGACATCCTGAAGGAGTACCAAGCGCAGCACGCGTGGGTGTATCCGCCCGAGCCAGCGCTGCGGCTGATCATCGACATGTTCCAGTGGTGCAGCCGCAACGCGCCCAAGTACAACCCCATCTCCATCTCCGGCTACCACATCCGCGAGGCGGGGGCCACGGCGGTGCAGGAGCTGGCGTACACGCTGCGCAACGGCTTCGAGTACGTGGAGCGGGGGATCGAGCGCGGGCTGGACGTGGACGACTTCGCGCCGCGGCTGTCGTTCTTCTGGGACGTGCACAACGACTTCTTCGAGGAGATCGCCAAGTTCCGCGCCGCCCGCCGCATCTGGGCGCGCCACCTGCGCGACCGCTACGGCTCCACCAACCCCGAGAGCTGGCGCCTGCGCACGCACGCGCAGACCGCGGGGGTCACGCTCACCGCGCAGCAGCCGGAGAACAACATCGTGCGCGTGGCCTACCAGGCGCTCGCGGCGGTGCTGGGGGGCACGCAGTCGCTCCACACCAACTCGATGGACGAGACGCTGGCGCTGCCCACCGAGAAGGCGGTGCAGATCGCGCTGCGCACGCAGCAGGTGCTGGCGTACGAGACCGGCGTGCCCAACACCATCGACCCGCTGGCCGGCAGCTACTACGTCGAGGCGCTCACCGACCGCATGGAGGCCGAGGCCGAGCGCATCTTCGCCGACGTGGACAGGCTGGGCGGCGTGGTGCCGGGGATCGAGATGGGCTACTTCCAGCGCGAGATCGCCCGCAGCGCCATGCGGCAGCAGCTGGAGATCGAGGGCGGCGAGCGGACCATCGTGGGCGTGAACGAGTTCACCGTGGAGGGCGAGGAGCTGTCGATCCCGCTGCTGAAGGTCACGCAGGAGAGCGAGGACCGGCAGCGCGAGCGGATGGCCGCCATGCGCGCCCGGCGCGACCAGGGCCAGGTGGATGCGACGCTCGCGCGGCTGAAGGACGCCTGCCGCGCCGGCGAGAACGTGGTGGAGCCGCTGCTGGACGCCGTGCGCGCCTACGCCACGCTGTACGAGATCCGCGCGGCCATGGAAGAGGTCTTCGGCGCCTACCAGGAGCCCGTGTTCTTCTGA
- a CDS encoding Uma2 family endonuclease, producing the protein MSQAVAAAGLHLVTADELLRMPDDGVRRELVRGEVREMSPAGSRHGRIGARILSRLEAYVREQGLGEVYNADTGFLLASNPDTVRAPDVGFVSRERADPVGDIEEFWPGAPDLAIEVVSPSDLFSEVDEKVAEYLDAGCRMVMVVDPRRRAATVYRSRSDIVLLTENDSLEGGDVVPGWTLPLRDVFPQT; encoded by the coding sequence ATGTCGCAAGCCGTCGCCGCAGCCGGTCTCCACCTCGTCACCGCCGACGAGCTCCTGCGCATGCCCGACGACGGCGTGCGGCGCGAGCTGGTCCGCGGCGAGGTGCGGGAGATGAGCCCGGCCGGTAGCCGTCACGGGCGCATCGGGGCGAGGATTCTATCCCGTCTTGAGGCGTATGTCCGCGAGCAGGGGCTGGGCGAGGTGTACAACGCTGACACCGGCTTCCTGCTCGCCTCAAATCCCGATACGGTGCGCGCTCCGGACGTTGGATTCGTGAGCCGTGAGCGAGCCGATCCGGTTGGTGATATCGAGGAGTTCTGGCCTGGAGCTCCCGATTTGGCAATTGAAGTCGTCTCACCGAGCGATCTGTTCAGCGAGGTGGACGAGAAGGTTGCCGAGTATCTGGATGCCGGTTGCCGGATGGTCATGGTGGTCGATCCCCGGCGGAGGGCGGCGACCGTCTACCGGTCCCGCAGCGACATCGTCCTGCTGACGGAGAACGACTCGCTCGAGGGTGGCGACGTGGTGCCCGGCTGGACGCTTCCGCTCCGCGACGTGTTTCCGCAGACCTGA
- a CDS encoding acyl-CoA synthetase produces the protein MELPLVSRARAHGDRTAVVDAGGAHTYAELLDASARVASALLAGGGDLGEARVCFLVPPSFEYAAVQWGVWRAGGIAVPLAVSHPPAELEYAIGDADASIVIAHPHVAETLRPLAQAHGARFVTTDGALAASPSPLPAVDEGRRAMMLYTSGTTGRPKGVVWTHANLRAQLEMLTGAWGWRAEDRTLLVLPLHHVHGIVNVLSCALWNGATCEVHAKFDADAVWARIESRELTVFMAVPTVYGRLIAAWEAAPEERRERMSSGCREMRLMVSGSAALPVSTLERWRAISGHTLLERYGMTEIGMALSNPLHGERRPGSVGMPLPGVEVRLVDEEGGGVEAGTPGEIEVRGPGVFLEYWRRPQATAEAFRDGRWFRTGDVAVVEGGYHRILGRRSVDIIKTGGFKVSALEIEEVLRTHPAVAECAVVGVADEEWGERVCAAVELRGGSALTLDQLQPWARERLAPYKLPRALVAVDALPRNAMGKVTKPDVAKLFA, from the coding sequence ATCGAGCTTCCCCTCGTCTCTCGCGCGCGAGCGCATGGCGACCGCACCGCCGTGGTGGACGCGGGCGGCGCGCACACGTACGCCGAGCTGCTGGACGCGTCCGCGCGCGTGGCGTCGGCGCTGCTGGCGGGCGGGGGCGACCTGGGCGAGGCGCGGGTGTGCTTCCTCGTGCCGCCGTCGTTCGAGTACGCGGCGGTGCAGTGGGGCGTCTGGCGGGCGGGGGGGATCGCGGTGCCGCTCGCCGTTTCGCATCCTCCCGCGGAGCTGGAGTACGCGATCGGGGATGCGGATGCGTCCATCGTCATCGCCCACCCGCACGTCGCGGAGACGCTGCGGCCGCTGGCCCAGGCGCACGGCGCGCGCTTCGTGACGACGGACGGTGCGCTCGCCGCATCCCCATCCCCCCTCCCCGCGGTCGACGAGGGGAGGAGGGCGATGATGCTGTACACGAGCGGCACCACCGGCCGTCCAAAGGGAGTCGTGTGGACGCACGCCAACCTCCGCGCGCAGCTGGAGATGCTGACCGGGGCGTGGGGCTGGCGCGCGGAAGACCGCACGCTGCTCGTCCTCCCGCTGCACCACGTGCACGGCATCGTGAACGTGCTCTCCTGCGCGCTCTGGAACGGGGCGACGTGCGAGGTGCACGCGAAGTTCGACGCGGACGCCGTCTGGGCGCGCATCGAGTCGCGCGAGCTGACGGTCTTCATGGCGGTGCCGACGGTCTACGGACGCCTGATCGCGGCGTGGGAGGCGGCGCCGGAGGAGCGCCGCGAGCGGATGTCGTCGGGGTGCCGGGAGATGCGGCTGATGGTGAGCGGCTCGGCGGCGCTGCCGGTGAGCACGCTGGAGCGGTGGCGCGCGATCAGCGGCCACACGCTGCTGGAGCGCTACGGGATGACGGAGATCGGGATGGCGCTCAGCAATCCGCTGCACGGCGAGCGCCGCCCCGGCTCGGTGGGGATGCCGCTCCCCGGCGTGGAGGTGCGGCTGGTGGACGAGGAGGGGGGCGGGGTGGAGGCCGGGACGCCGGGCGAGATCGAGGTGCGCGGCCCCGGCGTGTTCCTGGAGTACTGGCGCCGCCCCCAGGCCACCGCCGAGGCGTTCCGCGACGGCCGCTGGTTCCGCACCGGCGACGTGGCGGTGGTGGAGGGCGGCTACCACCGCATCCTGGGCCGCCGCAGCGTGGACATCATCAAGACCGGCGGCTTCAAGGTCTCGGCGCTGGAGATCGAGGAGGTGCTGCGGACGCACCCGGCGGTGGCGGAGTGCGCGGTCGTAGGCGTGGCGGACGAGGAGTGGGGCGAGCGCGTCTGCGCCGCGGTGGAGCTGCGCGGCGGAAGCGCGCTGACGCTGGACCAGCTGCAGCCGTGGGCCCGCGAGCGCCTGGCGCCCTACAAGCTTCCCCGCGCCCTCGTGGCCGTAGACGCGCTTCCGCGCAACGCGATGGGGAAGGTGACCAAGCCCGACGTGGCGAAGTTGTTCGCGTGA